In Deinococcus sp. HSC-46F16, the following are encoded in one genomic region:
- a CDS encoding YdcF family protein, which produces MPTERGRGVLEGAAIGAALAVLAAYLGEIRGTVPLLLALVLGGGVAGAFAPSRRGLRVGSGVVAAVFAACLLTPVLRAPLAGLVLSQPPVRADAIVVLGAGVQCGTGTLDPHSLARLVRGLELWRAGYAPRLTVSEQSDLLGPASCARQSDLQRAHIRALYPQGGPEVVTLRRVTTTRDEAARVRDLARARGWGRVLVVTSPSHSRRAARLVDSGGVEAVSVPAGETRFDMTLPSPYDRLVAVRTLLYEGLSRVKAGVGGTPER; this is translated from the coding sequence ATGCCGACTGAGCGCGGGCGGGGGGTGCTGGAGGGGGCAGCGATTGGCGCGGCCCTGGCCGTCCTGGCCGCCTACTTGGGCGAGATTCGGGGGACGGTCCCGCTGCTGCTCGCGCTGGTGCTGGGGGGTGGGGTGGCGGGAGCTTTCGCCCCGTCGCGGCGGGGGCTGCGGGTGGGGTCGGGCGTCGTGGCCGCCGTCTTTGCCGCGTGCCTGCTGACCCCGGTGCTCCGCGCTCCCCTTGCCGGGCTGGTGCTCTCGCAGCCCCCCGTCCGCGCCGACGCCATCGTGGTCCTGGGAGCGGGGGTGCAGTGCGGGACGGGCACGCTGGACCCCCACAGCCTCGCGCGGCTGGTGCGCGGGCTGGAGCTGTGGCGGGCCGGGTACGCGCCCCGACTGACGGTTTCCGAGCAGTCCGACCTTCTCGGCCCGGCGAGCTGCGCGCGCCAGAGCGATCTCCAACGTGCCCACATCCGCGCCCTGTACCCCCAGGGCGGCCCGGAGGTCGTCACCCTGCGCCGCGTGACGACCACCCGTGACGAGGCCGCCCGTGTCCGCGACCTCGCCCGGGCGCGGGGGTGGGGTCGCGTGCTGGTCGTGACTTCTCCCAGCCACTCACGCCGCGCGGCCCGGCTGGTGGACTCGGGTGGGGTGGAGGCCGTCAGCGTGCCCGCCGGGGAGACTCGCTTCGACATGACGCTGCCCTCCCCCTATGACCGCCTGGTGGCCGTGCGGACCCTGCTCTACGAGGGACTCTCGCGGGTCAAGGCGGGGGTGGGGGGCACGCCGGAGCGGTGA
- a CDS encoding FtsW/RodA/SpoVE family cell cycle protein, translating into MSLQLVMAQVILLTLGLIGVATASPEKILDHGVKALIALAATFLVARLRPRFFLKLAPYFWGFTLVLLVLTLFIGQGAAGSEGVKRWLEFGPIRFQPSELAKLGLVLQLASFFSRRGVQNKLISATGMIVFTTLLIILEPDLGTSVLTFGLGIILMYAAGVRITNISGFVLALGLLSLPFLNKYLETHPYILERFFGHVNREETAEVGLDQIGKAHRDLNFGGLWGQGPDGPRYSYFADDTDLIVATVGYSTGLLGVAMLFFAYWLIVATALQVSQLATRVRPMTPEIHGATILATGAMFMIVGQAFVNLAVAAGLFPVTGVPLPLVSYGFSSMLTMSLALGVIHSAMREVRRQLPAGEDSPDVVAVPAD; encoded by the coding sequence ATGAGTCTGCAACTCGTGATGGCGCAGGTCATCCTGCTGACGCTGGGGCTGATCGGGGTGGCGACGGCCTCCCCGGAAAAGATTCTGGACCACGGGGTCAAGGCGCTGATCGCGCTCGCGGCGACCTTTCTGGTGGCGCGGCTGCGGCCCCGCTTCTTCCTGAAGCTGGCCCCCTATTTCTGGGGCTTCACGCTGGTGCTGCTGGTGCTGACCCTCTTTATCGGGCAGGGGGCGGCGGGCAGCGAGGGGGTCAAGCGCTGGCTGGAGTTCGGACCGATTCGCTTTCAGCCGTCCGAACTCGCCAAGCTGGGGCTGGTGCTGCAACTGGCGTCTTTTTTCTCGCGGCGGGGCGTGCAGAACAAGCTGATCAGCGCCACAGGGATGATCGTCTTCACGACGCTGCTGATCATTCTGGAACCCGACCTGGGCACCTCGGTGCTGACCTTTGGCCTCGGCATCATCCTGATGTACGCCGCCGGGGTCCGCATCACCAACATCAGCGGCTTCGTGCTGGCGCTGGGGCTGCTGAGCCTGCCCTTCCTCAACAAGTATCTGGAGACGCACCCCTATATCCTCGAACGCTTTTTCGGCCACGTGAACCGTGAGGAGACGGCGGAGGTGGGCCTGGATCAGATCGGCAAGGCCCACCGCGACCTCAACTTCGGCGGGCTGTGGGGGCAGGGTCCGGATGGGCCGCGCTACTCGTACTTTGCCGACGACACCGACCTGATCGTGGCGACGGTGGGCTACTCCACCGGGCTGCTGGGCGTGGCGATGCTCTTTTTCGCCTACTGGCTCATCGTGGCCACCGCCCTGCAAGTCTCGCAGCTTGCCACCCGCGTGCGACCCATGACCCCCGAGATCCACGGCGCGACCATCCTCGCCACGGGCGCGATGTTCATGATCGTGGGGCAGGCCTTCGTGAATCTGGCGGTCGCGGCGGGCCTCTTCCCGGTGACCGGGGTGCCGCTGCCCCTCGTGAGCTACGGTTTTTCCTCCATGCTCACCATGAGCCTCGCCCTGGGCGTGATCCACAGTGCCATGCGCGAGGTGCGCCGCCAATTGCCCGCCGGAGAGGACTCGCCCGACGTGGTGGCGGTTCCGGCCGACTGA
- the trmFO gene encoding methylenetetrahydrofolate--tRNA-(uracil(54)-C(5))-methyltransferase (FADH(2)-oxidizing) TrmFO, with product MTASSPTITVVGAGLAGSEAALAAARLGVRVRLHEMRPVKMTPAHRTGNFAELVCSTSLGGEGEMQAKGLLQAELRSVGGAIVGAADQSRVPAGNALAVDRDEFSARVTGAVREHPLIEVVPGEVEAVPDGIAVIATGPLTSDALAADLMRLTGSERLSFYDAAAPVIAFESINLDVAWRAGRYEQSADYINCPLTKEEYLRFFGALEQARAHTPHDWEKLEFFEGCMPIEEIARRGVDTPRFGPMSPKGLDDPRTGRWPYAVAQLRQEDREGRMWSLVGFQTGLKWGDQKAVVQLIPGLENAEIVRYGVMHRNTYLNAPEVLDSTLQLRADGQKFVAGVLAGTEGYLESAATGWLAGTNAARLALGLAPLTPPAESMLGGLTRYLASANPKGFQPMNVNWALVPELPAPEPGPSGKVRKLGKREKRPPMFRRGLAAFMAWAGEEAGLSVTPPAVPQPEEDALPVLR from the coding sequence ATGACCGCTTCTTCCCCCACCATCACCGTCGTCGGCGCCGGGCTCGCCGGTTCGGAGGCCGCGCTCGCGGCTGCCCGCCTGGGCGTGCGGGTGCGCCTCCATGAGATGCGCCCGGTCAAGATGACCCCCGCGCACCGCACCGGGAACTTCGCCGAACTCGTCTGCTCCACCTCGCTGGGCGGCGAGGGCGAGATGCAGGCCAAGGGGCTGCTGCAAGCCGAACTGCGCTCGGTGGGCGGGGCCATCGTGGGGGCCGCCGACCAGAGCCGCGTTCCGGCAGGCAACGCCCTGGCCGTGGACCGCGACGAGTTCAGCGCCCGAGTGACCGGGGCCGTGCGCGAGCACCCCCTCATCGAGGTCGTGCCCGGCGAGGTCGAGGCCGTCCCGGACGGCATCGCCGTGATCGCCACCGGGCCGCTGACCTCGGACGCGCTCGCCGCCGACCTGATGCGCCTGACCGGCAGCGAGCGCCTGAGTTTCTATGACGCCGCCGCGCCCGTGATCGCCTTTGAAAGCATCAACCTGGACGTGGCGTGGCGGGCTGGGCGCTACGAGCAGAGCGCGGACTACATCAACTGCCCCTTGACCAAGGAAGAGTACCTCCGCTTTTTTGGGGCGCTGGAGCAGGCCCGCGCCCACACCCCACACGACTGGGAAAAGCTGGAATTCTTCGAGGGCTGCATGCCCATCGAGGAGATCGCCCGCCGGGGGGTGGACACGCCGCGCTTCGGTCCCATGTCGCCCAAGGGCCTCGACGACCCCCGCACCGGGCGCTGGCCCTACGCGGTCGCCCAACTGCGGCAGGAAGACCGCGAGGGCCGAATGTGGTCCCTTGTCGGCTTCCAGACCGGCTTGAAGTGGGGGGACCAGAAGGCGGTGGTGCAACTCATCCCCGGCCTGGAGAATGCCGAGATCGTCCGCTACGGGGTGATGCACCGCAACACCTACCTCAATGCCCCGGAGGTGCTGGACTCGACCCTCCAGCTTCGGGCCGACGGGCAGAAGTTCGTCGCGGGCGTGCTCGCGGGCACCGAGGGCTACCTCGAATCCGCCGCGACCGGCTGGCTGGCGGGCACGAACGCCGCGCGGCTCGCGCTGGGCCTCGCGCCGCTGACCCCACCCGCCGAGTCCATGTTGGGCGGCCTGACGCGCTACCTCGCCTCCGCCAACCCCAAGGGGTTCCAGCCCATGAACGTGAACTGGGCGCTGGTGCCCGAGCTGCCTGCCCCCGAGCCAGGGCCGAGTGGCAAGGTCCGCAAATTGGGCAAGCGCGAGAAGCGGCCGCCCATGTTCCGCCGGGGCCTCGCGGCCTTCATGGCCTGGGCGGGGGAGGAGGCGGGCCTGAGCGTGACGCCGCCCGCCGTGCCCCAGCCGGAGGAAGACGCCCTGCCTGTGCTGCGCTGA
- the murD gene encoding UDP-N-acetylmuramoyl-L-alanine--D-glutamate ligase — protein MTERGGHDGGGGDERILIYGLGRSGRGVARFLGREGRQAEWHDARPGAEDEALMGDLGFRRGDVAGTYDTVVAAPGVPIDHPDLLALRGRGAEVIGEVVLAARARPALPMVGVTGTAGKGGTTVLIAHLLRGQGVGAREGGNIDPPLLDVVDDAEVAVVELSSFQLERVPGLHLPVAVITNLGVDHLDRHRTVEAYHAAKQNITAGQTGEDVLVVPAGLDVPTRAQVRPFTPGRLSLADGREVLAASELPEGLHPANAAAALLAAEALLSRLGRPVDVPALADSLRAAQPVSGRFETVARIGNVRFVDDSIATRTLAVQAALERSAPPVAWLVGGRDKGADLAPLREAARGRVTRVIAFGEDGEALARGLDLPFETVRGETGEATLRAAAAAGLAALGGPGGSGTVLLAPVGTSFDSFRDYRERGLTFARVARELAGAAQPEGQA, from the coding sequence GTGACGGAGCGCGGGGGACATGACGGTGGGGGCGGCGACGAACGGATCCTGATCTACGGGCTGGGCCGCAGCGGGCGCGGCGTGGCCCGCTTTCTGGGCCGCGAGGGGCGGCAGGCCGAGTGGCACGACGCCCGGCCGGGGGCCGAGGACGAGGCCCTGATGGGTGACTTGGGCTTCAGGCGGGGGGACGTGGCGGGCACCTATGACACGGTGGTCGCCGCGCCGGGCGTGCCCATCGACCACCCGGACCTCCTGGCGCTGCGGGGACGGGGGGCGGAGGTGATCGGGGAGGTTGTGCTGGCGGCCCGTGCCCGCCCCGCGCTGCCGATGGTGGGCGTGACGGGCACGGCGGGGAAGGGCGGCACGACGGTGCTGATCGCCCACCTTCTGCGCGGCCAGGGCGTCGGTGCACGCGAGGGGGGCAACATCGATCCCCCCCTCCTCGACGTGGTGGACGACGCCGAGGTCGCGGTGGTCGAGCTGTCGAGCTTCCAGCTTGAGCGGGTGCCCGGCCTGCACCTGCCCGTCGCGGTGATCACCAACCTGGGGGTGGACCACCTCGACCGCCACCGCACGGTGGAGGCCTACCACGCGGCCAAGCAGAACATCACGGCGGGGCAGACGGGGGAGGACGTGCTCGTCGTCCCGGCGGGGCTGGACGTGCCGACGCGGGCGCAGGTGCGGCCCTTCACCCCTGGGCGCCTGAGCCTCGCGGACGGGCGGGAGGTGCTGGCCGCCTCCGAGCTGCCCGAGGGCCTGCACCCCGCCAACGCCGCCGCCGCCCTCCTCGCTGCCGAAGCGCTGCTCTCGCGGCTGGGCCGCCCGGTGGACGTGCCCGCGCTGGCCGACTCGCTGCGGGCCGCCCAGCCCGTCTCTGGACGCTTCGAGACGGTCGCCCGCATCGGCAACGTCCGCTTCGTGGACGACTCCATCGCCACCCGGACGCTCGCGGTGCAGGCCGCGCTGGAGCGCTCGGCCCCGCCCGTCGCGTGGCTGGTGGGTGGGCGCGACAAGGGGGCCGACCTCGCTCCCCTGCGGGAGGCCGCGCGGGGGAGAGTCACCCGCGTGATCGCCTTCGGGGAGGACGGCGAGGCGCTGGCCCGTGGGCTGGACCTCCCCTTTGAAACCGTGCGGGGCGAGACGGGCGAGGCCACCCTGCGGGCGGCGGCGGCGGCGGGCCTCGCGGCGCTGGGCGGTCCCGGCGGGTCTGGCACCGTGCTGCTCGCGCCCGTGGGCACCAGCTTCGACAGCTTCCGCGACTACCGCGAGCGCGGTCTGACCTTCGCGCGGGTGGCCCGTGAGCTGGCGGGGGCGGCCCAGCCGGAGGGACAGGCATGA